A genome region from Pseudanabaena sp. Chao 1811 includes the following:
- a CDS encoding DUF3024 domain-containing protein, producing the protein MARSKSRSNYGWVYSPKKEPSPKIPEALKKLVQERFQEVIDNDLKPNCIHPPSPEGKLMHLADIFGKWYRNYFYICGTYKYKNPLTGEDSSSEHKFSRFEYMGSDRFNVAYMRHTEKFWEFMQDVTLEQCLEALQTLPHLRPF; encoded by the coding sequence ATGGCAAGATCGAAATCAAGATCAAACTATGGATGGGTATATTCTCCTAAAAAAGAGCCAAGTCCTAAAATACCCGAAGCTCTGAAAAAATTAGTACAGGAGCGTTTTCAAGAAGTTATTGACAACGATCTCAAACCTAATTGCATTCATCCGCCATCCCCCGAAGGCAAGCTCATGCACTTGGCAGATATTTTTGGCAAGTGGTATCGCAATTACTTTTACATTTGTGGAACCTATAAATATAAAAACCCCTTGACAGGTGAAGATTCTTCATCTGAGCACAAGTTTTCTCGATTTGAGTATATGGGAAGCGATCGCTTTAATGTTGCTTACATGCGCCACACAGAAAAGTTTTGGGAATTTATGCAAGATGTCACCCTAGAACAATGCCTTGAAGCATTGCAAACTCTACCGCATTTACGTCCGTTTTAG
- a CDS encoding M23 family metallopeptidase, which produces MTPLFAQVCSKDSQANLGHNNEEYPPTQRVASVRSDRRLTLNWAIPAEFTAIEPFIGKDYQLAEHEGIDFIHSNPLVTKVLVRSVADGTVMYVRRDCPQSNSFEPNSLHRDCGGDWGNHIVIRHPNGLFTRYAHLYPDSIQVKVGQRITRGQVLGYMGNSGRSDTRHLHFELGVAIKINPCAPAQSFHYVYNPATYLQWKDTQ; this is translated from the coding sequence GTGACTCCTTTATTTGCTCAAGTTTGCTCCAAGGATTCTCAGGCAAATCTGGGACATAATAACGAGGAATATCCACCAACTCAACGTGTTGCTTCTGTTCGTAGCGATCGCCGCTTGACTTTGAATTGGGCTATACCCGCAGAATTTACTGCAATCGAGCCATTTATAGGCAAGGACTATCAATTAGCGGAGCATGAAGGCATTGATTTCATTCATAGCAATCCGTTAGTTACTAAGGTTTTGGTGCGATCGGTTGCCGATGGCACGGTTATGTATGTGCGTCGTGACTGCCCACAATCGAATTCCTTTGAGCCAAATAGTTTACATCGTGACTGTGGTGGTGATTGGGGCAACCATATCGTGATTCGGCATCCGAATGGACTATTCACCCGTTATGCTCACCTCTACCCTGATAGCATTCAAGTAAAAGTTGGGCAGAGAATCACTCGTGGTCAAGTGCTTGGCTATATGGGCAATTCAGGACGCAGTGATACTAGACATTTACACTTTGAGTTAGGCGTGGCAATTAAGATTAATCCCTGTGCGCCAGCACAATCTTTTCACTATGTTTACAATCCAGCCACTTATCTACAATGGAAAGATACCCAATAG
- a CDS encoding PIN domain-containing protein, with amino-acid sequence MSRVIMLDAGPLGLVTNPKLSPESVACAQWLQNHITAGSRIIIPEITDYEVRRELLRANKIKGLTRLDDLAKLIEYLPIGTVAMRQAAKLWAQARQQGKPTSGDKTIDADVILVAQAMTLGISDIVIATTNVGHLSRFISAELWQNVTVD; translated from the coding sequence GTGAGTCGAGTCATAATGTTGGATGCGGGTCCACTTGGTCTAGTCACCAATCCCAAACTGTCTCCCGAAAGTGTGGCTTGCGCTCAGTGGCTGCAAAATCACATCACAGCAGGGAGCCGAATTATCATTCCAGAGATTACTGACTATGAGGTTCGCCGTGAATTATTGAGAGCAAACAAGATTAAAGGGCTTACTCGTCTAGATGATTTAGCTAAGTTGATTGAGTATTTGCCGATTGGAACGGTGGCTATGCGTCAAGCTGCAAAACTTTGGGCGCAGGCGCGTCAGCAAGGGAAACCAACATCGGGGGATAAAACGATTGACGCTGATGTGATTTTGGTGGCTCAAGCTATGACTCTTGGTATTTCAGATATTGTAATTGCGACAACGAATGTGGGACATCTATCAAGATTTATTTCCGCCGAGTTATGGCAAAATGTCACTGTTGATTGA
- a CDS encoding GNAT family N-acetyltransferase, translated as MNDLTDKSPEKDSDRHEGNSVDIREMNIDDIAPIFHLGEQLFTSDLYPYLYRTWDEWEVIGMYNTDSEYCLVAEIDDQLAGFILGTIINKASWKYGYITWLGVNPNFQRRGVADRLVDKIIERMIEDNVRLMLVDTDPANTPAINFFNRKGFGNAREHVFLSLNLAKHEYYGRLINYERDKAERNRPRSRRRT; from the coding sequence ATGAATGATTTAACTGATAAATCTCCTGAAAAAGATAGCGATCGCCATGAAGGTAATAGCGTTGATATTCGCGAGATGAATATTGATGATATTGCACCAATTTTTCACTTAGGCGAGCAATTATTTACCAGTGACTTATATCCATATCTCTATCGCACATGGGACGAGTGGGAGGTGATTGGGATGTATAACACTGATTCGGAATATTGCCTAGTTGCCGAAATTGATGATCAGCTTGCAGGATTTATTCTCGGTACGATCATCAATAAGGCTTCATGGAAATATGGCTATATTACTTGGCTCGGTGTAAATCCCAATTTCCAACGGCGAGGAGTAGCCGATCGCTTAGTCGATAAGATCATCGAACGCATGATTGAAGATAATGTACGACTCATGCTGGTCGATACCGATCCTGCAAATACGCCTGCCATTAATTTCTTTAATCGCAAAGGTTTCGGCAATGCCAGAGAACATGTTTTCCTATCGCTAAATCTCGCCAAACATGAATATTACGGTAGGCTGATCAATTACGAACGCGATAAAGCCGAACGCAACCGTCCGCGATCGCGCCGCCGTACTTAA
- the petD gene encoding cytochrome b6-f complex subunit IV — translation MAKTEKLPDLNDPILRAKLEKNMGHNYYGEPAWPNDLLYMFPVVITGTIALITGLAVLDPTLVGEPANPFATPLEILPEWFLYPAFQILRIVPNKLLGVLLQSLIPVGLILIPFIENVNKFQNPFRRPVAMAVFLFGTAFTLYLGIGSTLPIDKSLTLGLF, via the coding sequence ATGGCAAAGACTGAAAAGCTCCCCGATTTGAATGATCCAATCTTGCGCGCCAAGTTGGAAAAGAACATGGGTCACAACTACTACGGCGAACCAGCTTGGCCGAATGACTTGTTGTACATGTTCCCCGTTGTAATTACTGGCACGATCGCTTTGATTACTGGTTTGGCAGTGCTTGACCCCACCTTGGTTGGCGAACCTGCAAATCCTTTCGCAACTCCTTTGGAAATTTTGCCAGAGTGGTTCTTGTATCCTGCATTCCAAATTTTGCGGATCGTACCTAACAAGCTTTTGGGTGTACTGCTCCAAAGCTTGATTCCCGTTGGCTTGATCCTCATTCCCTTCATCGAGAATGTTAACAAGTTCCAAAATCCTTTCCGTCGTCCTGTAGCGATGGCAGTATTCCTCTTTGGTACTGCTTTTACCCTTTACTTGGGTATCGGTTCCACCTTGCCCATTGACAAGTCTTTGACCTTGGGCTTGTTCTAA
- a CDS encoding HNH endonuclease produces MSISKEIRQQVRDRANYLCEYCHSSEDASAARFEIDHIKPRSLGGSDKLDNLALACQRCNGYRYNFTEGLDPNSLISVILFNPRLDSWNDHFIWTSDRLKIKGKTSIGRATCDRLDLNDDKHNDSAIVTARRLWIRGGWHPPLGDGIEVNNGKG; encoded by the coding sequence ATGTCTATTTCTAAAGAGATTCGTCAGCAAGTTCGAGACAGAGCCAATTATTTATGTGAATATTGTCATTCTTCAGAAGATGCGAGTGCAGCAAGATTTGAGATCGATCATATTAAACCGCGTTCTTTAGGTGGTTCAGACAAACTTGATAATTTAGCTTTGGCTTGTCAAAGATGTAACGGCTATCGTTATAATTTCACAGAAGGACTTGATCCTAATTCTTTGATTTCTGTGATCTTATTTAACCCACGTTTAGATAGTTGGAACGATCACTTTATCTGGACAAGTGACAGATTAAAAATCAAAGGTAAAACTTCAATTGGTCGTGCAACTTGCGATCGCTTAGATTTGAATGATGATAAACATAATGATAGTGCGATCGTGACGGCGCGACGTTTATGGATTCGTGGCGGATGGCATCCTCCATTAGGTGATGGTATAGAGGTTAATAATGGAAAAGGATAA
- a CDS encoding ATP-binding protein, which yields MIEPIGYILGTKDATPLEFWVAVSDGKVLRLDDVVQVKTDRPDKKGVVNFYGVVDHVRTIHEGTQFDTDTFLVTTGSMPVNVSYAAHIQVTRIEPEEYLPPQPSDAVYLAEDENLRFALNFDGMEQRISAGIMRNGSPAYLNYEFIDGTKGAHVNISGISGVATKTSFALFILHSIFNSAALGSKRANTKALIFNVKGEDLFFLDKPNNKMREEDRASYHILDLPVEPFRDVRFCVAPKKNTQEIEPHLDQRSDNISAYVWGMREFCRDRLFRFLFAGDDLERGNIGFLASIVEERLARLAADNDKYDKKLGFLPRTSLDLDDSYGEDGKDKVENFRDLIEFLEDKLVENPDQKWLGRNAPATAEALTRRMWGIADEMGHLVRGDLPAEELQKYKLDPLAAEYQLTIADINKLGSKAQKFVVGVLLQKLFMEKEKRGQYPVVFIVLDELNKYAPKEGRSPIKDLLVEIAERGRSLGIILIGAQQTASEVERRVVGQAAVRVVGRLDSAEVERPEYNFLTGACRKRSLLLKSGSMFIHQPEVPSPLLVGFPFPAYATRLREVQINEVEEKILKSKVKRL from the coding sequence ATGATCGAGCCGATTGGATATATCTTGGGAACCAAAGATGCGACCCCCCTTGAGTTTTGGGTGGCGGTAAGTGATGGCAAAGTCCTACGTCTGGATGATGTCGTGCAAGTAAAAACCGATCGCCCCGATAAAAAAGGTGTCGTCAACTTCTATGGTGTCGTCGATCATGTGCGAACTATTCATGAAGGAACCCAATTTGATACGGATACATTTCTCGTTACCACTGGCAGTATGCCCGTAAATGTCTCCTATGCCGCCCATATCCAAGTCACCCGCATCGAGCCAGAAGAATATTTACCACCACAACCTAGCGATGCCGTCTATTTAGCCGAAGATGAGAATCTTCGCTTTGCGCTGAATTTTGATGGCATGGAGCAGCGCATCTCCGCAGGAATTATGCGAAATGGTAGTCCCGCCTATTTGAATTACGAATTTATCGATGGCACAAAGGGCGCTCATGTTAATATTTCGGGCATATCAGGCGTAGCGACAAAGACTTCCTTTGCCCTGTTTATTCTCCATTCCATTTTCAATTCGGCAGCACTAGGTTCTAAGAGAGCGAATACGAAGGCGCTAATTTTTAACGTTAAGGGAGAAGATTTATTCTTCTTAGATAAGCCCAATAACAAAATGCGGGAAGAGGATCGGGCAAGCTATCACATTCTCGATCTGCCCGTAGAGCCATTCCGTGATGTTAGGTTTTGCGTTGCGCCTAAGAAAAACACACAGGAAATCGAACCCCATCTCGATCAACGTTCCGATAATATTTCCGCCTATGTGTGGGGGATGCGTGAATTTTGTCGCGATCGCCTATTTCGGTTCTTGTTTGCAGGTGATGACCTAGAGCGAGGAAATATTGGCTTTTTAGCGAGTATTGTCGAGGAACGCTTAGCGAGATTAGCTGCGGATAATGACAAATATGATAAGAAGTTAGGATTTTTGCCGAGAACGAGTCTCGATCTAGATGATAGCTATGGCGAAGATGGCAAGGATAAAGTGGAAAACTTTCGAGATTTGATTGAATTTCTCGAAGATAAGTTGGTAGAGAATCCCGATCAAAAATGGCTAGGGCGTAATGCTCCTGCGACAGCCGAGGCGCTCACCCGTCGGATGTGGGGGATTGCCGATGAAATGGGACATCTGGTGCGTGGCGATCTCCCTGCGGAGGAGTTACAAAAGTATAAGCTCGATCCTCTGGCGGCGGAATATCAATTAACGATCGCGGATATCAACAAACTCGGTAGCAAAGCACAAAAGTTTGTGGTGGGTGTATTGCTACAAAAGCTGTTCATGGAAAAGGAAAAGCGCGGACAATATCCCGTTGTCTTTATCGTGCTTGATGAATTGAATAAATACGCCCCCAAGGAAGGTCGTAGCCCGATCAAAGATTTGTTAGTGGAAATTGCTGAACGAGGGCGATCGCTAGGCATTATCTTAATTGGAGCACAACAAACGGCTTCAGAAGTTGAGCGTCGTGTCGTTGGTCAAGCCGCCGTGCGCGTCGTTGGTCGTCTTGATTCTGCCGAGGTAGAGCGTCCTGAATATAACTTTTTAACAGGAGCCTGTCGGAAGCGATCGCTTCTTTTAAAGTCTGGCAGTATGTTTATCCACCAACCCGAAGTTCCATCACCTTTGCTAGTTGGTTTCCCTTTTCCTGCCTATGCAACGCGATTGCGCGAGGTGCAAATCAATGAAGTTGAGGAGAAGATTCTCAAAAGTAAAGTTAAGCGGCTTTAA
- the petB gene encoding cytochrome b6 has protein sequence MSKVYDWFNDRLEVGAIAEDVTSKYVPPHVNIFYCLGGITLTCFLIQFATGFAMTFYYKPSVTEAFDSVRYIMTDVNFGWLIRSIHRWSASMMVLMMILHVFRVYLTGGFKKPRELTWVTGVILAVITVTFGVTGYSLPWDQVGYWAVKIVSGVPEAIPVVGGTLVELLRGGQSVGQATLTRFYSLHTFVLPWLIAVFMLAHFLMIRKQGISGPL, from the coding sequence ATGAGTAAAGTTTACGATTGGTTTAACGATCGCCTTGAAGTCGGGGCGATCGCCGAGGACGTTACTAGTAAGTACGTTCCCCCCCATGTCAATATTTTTTATTGTTTAGGTGGCATCACCCTCACCTGCTTCCTAATTCAGTTCGCGACAGGTTTCGCGATGACCTTTTACTACAAGCCCTCGGTTACTGAAGCATTTGACTCAGTCCGCTACATCATGACCGACGTTAACTTCGGTTGGTTGATTCGCTCAATCCACCGTTGGTCAGCTAGCATGATGGTCTTGATGATGATCTTGCACGTTTTCCGTGTGTACTTGACTGGGGGTTTCAAAAAACCCCGCGAATTGACTTGGGTTACTGGCGTAATCCTTGCCGTAATCACCGTTACCTTCGGTGTAACTGGCTATTCCTTACCTTGGGATCAAGTCGGCTACTGGGCGGTAAAGATCGTATCTGGCGTACCTGAAGCAATTCCTGTCGTTGGCGGAACCTTAGTTGAACTACTTCGTGGCGGTCAAAGCGTTGGTCAAGCAACCCTTACCCGTTTCTACAGCTTGCACACCTTTGTATTGCCTTGGTTGATCGCTGTATTCATGCTTGCTCACTTTTTGATGATCCGTAAGCAAGGTATTTCTGGTCCTTTGTAA
- a CDS encoding IS256 family transposase — protein MNIRKELLDELLQECKTPPDLFGEGGILKQLTTALVERALEAELSTHLGYGKHEPRPEGQTNSRNGYSQKKVQGDFGVAEIAVPRDRQGEFEPQMVKKGQSRLSGLDEKIIALYARGMSVRDIQAQLQEMYGVEVSPTLISNVTDAVIDEVKQWQNRPLEAVYPIVFLDCLVIKVRDNGRVINKSLYFALGVNMDGYKELLGMWISPNEGAKFWLSVLTEIHNRGVKDILIACVDGLTGFPNAIETVFPKTQVQLCIVHMVRNSVAFVPWQQRKQVCADLKAIYSAATESEAEFNLELFAEKWDKQYPSISKSWRSHWANIIPFFAFPTEIRRAIYTTNAIESMNSSLRKVIKSQQIFPSDDAAFKLVYLAMRNISKKWTMPIRDWKPALNRFAILFEDRLHV, from the coding sequence ATGAATATACGCAAAGAATTGCTCGACGAATTGCTGCAAGAATGTAAAACACCACCTGACCTATTCGGAGAAGGAGGCATTCTGAAACAACTGACAACCGCGTTGGTGGAGAGAGCCTTGGAAGCAGAACTATCAACCCATCTGGGATACGGTAAGCACGAACCAAGACCAGAAGGACAAACCAACAGTCGCAATGGCTATAGCCAGAAAAAAGTGCAAGGTGACTTTGGCGTAGCCGAAATCGCAGTCCCCCGAGATCGGCAAGGGGAGTTTGAACCGCAGATGGTGAAGAAAGGACAAAGTCGCTTGTCAGGACTAGATGAAAAGATCATTGCTCTCTACGCACGAGGTATGAGTGTCAGGGATATTCAAGCCCAGTTGCAAGAAATGTATGGTGTTGAAGTATCACCAACACTTATTTCCAATGTTACAGATGCAGTAATTGACGAGGTGAAGCAATGGCAAAACCGTCCCCTTGAAGCAGTCTATCCAATCGTCTTTCTGGACTGTCTAGTCATCAAAGTCCGAGACAATGGCAGAGTGATTAACAAATCCTTGTACTTTGCCTTGGGCGTGAATATGGACGGGTACAAGGAATTACTGGGTATGTGGATTTCTCCGAATGAAGGTGCGAAATTCTGGTTGTCAGTACTCACCGAAATTCACAACCGTGGGGTCAAAGATATTTTGATTGCCTGTGTCGATGGCTTGACTGGTTTCCCTAATGCGATTGAGACGGTATTTCCTAAAACTCAGGTGCAGTTATGCATTGTCCACATGGTCAGAAACTCGGTCGCTTTTGTACCTTGGCAACAACGCAAGCAAGTTTGTGCTGACCTCAAGGCTATTTATAGCGCGGCGACGGAATCGGAGGCTGAGTTTAATCTCGAACTCTTTGCTGAAAAGTGGGACAAGCAATATCCATCAATCTCCAAGTCTTGGCGCAGTCATTGGGCAAACATTATCCCCTTCTTTGCTTTCCCGACCGAGATTCGCAGGGCGATTTATACCACCAATGCGATTGAGTCGATGAACAGTAGTTTGCGGAAGGTGATTAAATCCCAACAGATTTTTCCCTCTGATGATGCTGCTTTCAAGCTCGTTTATTTAGCAATGCGGAATATCTCGAAGAAGTGGACGATGCCGATTCGTGATTGGAAACCTGCTCTTAATCGCTTTGCCATCCTCTTCGAGGATCGTCTCCACGTCTAG
- a CDS encoding DUF6036 family nucleotidyltransferase, giving the protein MRSNVDSQKIEQLMEALGKEARSSGCIYFTGGASALLIGWRSSTVDIDIRLDPEPSGIFQAIAKLKQELNINIELASPQDFLPPLPRWRDRSVFIGKRGQISFYHYDFTAQALSKLSRGFDRDIKDVEAMYAQKLFSLSTLRDCFEAIAPEIIRFPSLNPDVLRSRVENFIERFEGQEP; this is encoded by the coding sequence ATGCGTTCAAATGTCGATTCTCAGAAAATCGAACAACTTATGGAAGCATTAGGCAAAGAAGCTCGTAGTTCAGGATGTATCTACTTTACAGGCGGTGCGAGTGCTTTACTCATTGGTTGGCGTAGTTCTACTGTCGATATAGATATTCGTCTAGATCCAGAACCATCAGGAATTTTCCAAGCGATCGCCAAGCTCAAACAAGAATTAAACATAAATATTGAACTTGCCTCTCCACAGGACTTCTTGCCACCTCTTCCAAGATGGCGTGACAGAAGCGTATTCATTGGTAAACGGGGGCAGATTTCGTTTTATCACTATGATTTTACAGCCCAAGCTCTTTCTAAACTATCCAGAGGATTTGATCGTGATATTAAGGATGTTGAAGCTATGTACGCTCAGAAATTATTCTCTCTGAGTACGCTGCGCGATTGCTTTGAGGCGATCGCACCCGAAATAATTCGCTTCCCTTCTCTTAACCCTGACGTACTTAGAAGCAGAGTCGAAAACTTCATCGAACGATTTGAAGGGCAGGAGCCATAA
- a CDS encoding Uma2 family endonuclease, protein MTITPIIKPETTASSANNAVLPNISWQTYQSMLNDMGDQRSILLAYYHGVLEIKMPLGLHEAINYLLERIIIALTEELDLGIRGFGSTTLNREDLAVGVEPDCCFYIQNYDRINGREIDLAIDPPPDLVVEVDITSPSNRRFAIYRDLGVPEIWKYSASSIRIYKLEASEYLESEFSLAFPMVSSEVLNQFLQQSVNDDNKLIREFRKWIREQINS, encoded by the coding sequence ATGACTATTACACCAATCATAAAACCCGAAACCACAGCATCTTCGGCTAATAACGCTGTATTGCCCAATATTAGTTGGCAAACCTATCAATCCATGCTGAATGATATGGGCGACCAGCGATCAATTCTTTTGGCTTACTATCATGGAGTTTTAGAAATAAAAATGCCTTTGGGATTGCATGAAGCCATTAATTATCTTCTAGAGAGAATAATCATTGCACTGACAGAGGAATTAGATTTAGGGATAAGGGGATTTGGTTCCACAACGTTAAATCGGGAAGACTTGGCTGTGGGTGTAGAGCCAGACTGTTGCTTTTATATCCAAAACTACGATCGCATTAATGGGCGTGAAATTGACCTTGCGATTGATCCGCCTCCTGATTTAGTGGTGGAAGTTGATATCACTAGTCCTAGCAACCGTAGATTTGCAATTTATCGGGATTTAGGTGTACCTGAGATATGGAAGTATAGTGCTTCGAGTATTCGCATTTATAAATTGGAAGCTAGTGAATATTTAGAGAGCGAGTTTAGTCTTGCATTCCCGATGGTTTCTAGTGAGGTTCTTAATCAATTTTTGCAACAGTCAGTCAATGACGATAATAAATTGATCCGTGAGTTTAGGAAATGGATAAGGGAACAGATAAACTCATGA
- a CDS encoding Npun_F5749 family FMN-dependent PPOX-type flavoprotein, which yields MWRSHLARSLHQHRNQPEAKFLQLATVGLDQRPRNRTVVFRGFLENGDRFQTPLQDCLKIVTDLRSQKPAQINANPWAEASWYFTKTRSQFRIAGKLLLIDQDCPNAELQSARNETWQALSDPARIQFSWPYPKETRVHFPKTEPPDPEKPLSSFCLILLEPTEVDRLELRGNPQNRYLYFRDDQGNWIEREVNP from the coding sequence ATGTGGCGATCGCATTTAGCTCGAAGTTTACATCAACACCGCAATCAGCCTGAAGCCAAGTTTTTACAGCTAGCAACCGTAGGACTCGATCAACGTCCGCGCAACCGCACCGTTGTATTTCGAGGCTTTCTCGAAAATGGCGATCGCTTCCAAACGCCTCTACAGGATTGTCTCAAAATCGTCACCGATCTTCGTAGCCAAAAACCTGCTCAAATTAATGCCAATCCTTGGGCGGAAGCAAGTTGGTATTTTACGAAAACGAGATCGCAGTTTCGGATTGCAGGAAAATTGCTATTGATCGATCAAGATTGCCCCAATGCAGAACTGCAATCTGCTCGTAATGAAACATGGCAAGCTCTGTCAGATCCTGCAAGAATTCAATTTTCATGGCCCTATCCTAAAGAAACAAGGGTACATTTCCCAAAAACCGAGCCACCTGATCCTGAAAAGCCGTTATCTTCTTTTTGTTTAATTTTATTAGAGCCTACGGAAGTCGATCGCCTTGAATTACGCGGCAATCCCCAAAATCGCTATCTATATTTTCGCGATGATCAAGGTAATTGGATAGAGCGGGAAGTCAATCCTTAA
- a CDS encoding ankyrin repeat domain-containing protein encodes MKSTSSVLLAIVIATTFSTRAAEALPKLSLQKTQSNQTLNSPLTKQSQTSPVYSVPQNAILLEAVKNEDLDLAKLALSRNADPNTLDKNEEEALNGRAILQIVAENNSLEIAKLLIAYGANVNGNPKYTYIGGTPLSTAAAMGHLEIVKLLVNKGAKLELAADGGYTALDEAIAENRAEVVQFLLERGMNPNYYVEGYTPLYDAASRGYTNIVRLLIKHGADVNFGNSFAKPLAIAIKKSHLEIIDILKKAGARSATL; translated from the coding sequence ATGAAATCAACTTCTTCGGTCTTACTAGCGATCGTGATCGCTACCACATTTTCCACAAGAGCTGCTGAGGCTCTACCGAAACTCAGTCTACAGAAAACGCAAAGTAATCAGACTCTAAACTCACCCTTAACTAAGCAGTCTCAAACAAGCCCAGTCTATTCCGTTCCACAGAATGCGATTCTACTGGAAGCGGTTAAGAATGAGGATTTGGATTTAGCTAAATTGGCTTTATCTCGAAACGCTGATCCTAATACTCTTGATAAAAATGAGGAAGAAGCCTTAAACGGTAGAGCTATTTTACAAATTGTGGCTGAGAACAATAGTCTGGAAATTGCCAAACTATTAATTGCCTATGGGGCAAATGTGAATGGCAATCCCAAATATACCTATATTGGCGGTACTCCCTTATCTACAGCCGCAGCTATGGGGCATCTGGAAATCGTGAAACTGTTAGTTAATAAAGGAGCCAAACTGGAGCTGGCAGCCGATGGCGGATATACGGCTCTTGATGAAGCGATCGCTGAAAATCGGGCTGAGGTGGTGCAATTTTTATTAGAACGCGGTATGAACCCTAACTATTATGTGGAGGGATATACGCCGCTTTATGATGCTGCTAGCCGTGGATATACAAATATTGTCCGTCTGCTGATCAAACATGGTGCGGATGTCAATTTTGGTAATAGCTTTGCGAAACCCTTAGCGATCGCCATTAAAAAAAGCCATCTCGAAATTATTGACATCTTAAAAAAAGCAGGGGCAAGATCCGCAACTCTGTGA